The following is a genomic window from Methanobrevibacter ruminantium.
TCTATGAATGTAATATTTGTTAAATCACTTCATCAATTATTTTTAAATTGATAATGTAGTATATTTTAGTATCAATATATTATAAATTTATTCATTTTCATTGATTTCACTTAAAAAAGGTTTATAATACTAAGTTCTTTAAAAAAAAGCAATTGAAAAGTTAAAAGGTAAGGAATAAACATAAAGATTATTCCTCAAAATAAAAGTTTATACTTTTCCTAAGTTTTCACCAGAGTAACTGATTGCAATTGCATCTACAACAGTTCCGTTTGCATCTGAAATATAGCAGATGTATTGAGTTCCGTCATCCTTAACGTTGCTTACATATGCTCCTGCTTCTCCGATAAAACTGGAAGCAACTGATTTAGCTTGGGCAGCACTTATTTTGCTTTGGCCTTGCCCTCCGGAGCCTCCAGAATTGCCTCCAGATCCTGAACCTGAGCCGGATCCAGATCCTGAGCCAGAGTTGCTGCCTCCGTTAGAATGTGTTCCTCCACTGCTTCCACTGGAACCTGAACTTCCTCCGTTGGAAACATCTGACCCAGTTCCATCACCGGAATTATCTCCAAACAAATTGCCAATTCTATTATCTTGAGAACTTGAACTGTCTGGGGAGAATCCAGTCAAATCATTGAATACTGCATTATCTCCTTCGCTTATTCCATATGCAGTTACTCCTGCTGCGATACATAATACAATAATTACGGATATGATTATATTTGAATTGTCCATTCTTTCACCTCCTTCAATTAGAAGAATATTTTTATAAATTTGAATTAATTGGTTTTTTAAATTGAATTTAAAAAAAATTAAACAATTGTATATTATTATTGTATATTATCTTAAATATATCTTTCCTAAAAAATTTTTCTATTTTATCATATTTTTTAAAGGTCTATCATTGAATTTTTCATAAGATTATTCATTGATTTTTTTTAAAAATTTCTATAAAAATCCCTATAAAAATCTCTATTAAAATCTCTATTAAAAAATCTATTAAAAATTTAATTTTTTGCATGATTTTTTAAATGATAAATCTTGTTTTTTCATGCAAAATTTCTAATTCATTTTTTCTTAAAAAGTAATACATTTTATAAGAAAATTCATAAAAAACTAAAAAAATTTATCATCATGTATTTGTCATGATTAATCATTTTTATTTTTTAGCTTAACCTAATTAATTGATTTTATATCGTGCCTATGGACTTATTTTTTTGACTTTTCAAGAATTTTTAACGAATTTTTGATTTTTTGTCTAAATTTAGGTGAACCTAATAAATAAAACTATTTAAGTGTTTCTTTTTGATTTTAAAAGTTTAATTTATATTACTTTAGTATTATATATTAATAATGTTAGTTTCTAACTTTTAAAATTTTAAATAAAATAAGAGGTGACACATTTGAGCGATAAAATAGTTATATCCCCAACATCTCGTCAAGAAGGTCATGCGGAATTAGTCATGGAAATTGACGATGAAGGGATCGTTACCAAAGGTAGATACTTCAGTATCACACCTGTCAGAGGCTTAGAGAAAATGGTTACAGGTAAAGCACCTGAGACTGCACCAGTTCTTTGTCAAAGAATCTGTGGGGTATGCCCAATTCCTCACACAATGGCATCCGTTGAAGCAATGGATGACTCTTTAGGCATTGAAATTCCAAAAGCAGCAGCATTGTTAAGAGAATTAACAATCTCCGCTTCCAACTTAAACAGTCACGCAATTCACCATTTCTTAGTTGCACCTGACTTCGTGCCTGAAGATCTTTTCAAGACTGCAGTAGACAGTGTTGGAACAATTAGGAAAAACGCACAATATGTTGTAGATATGGTAGCTGGTGAAGGTATCCACCCATCTGACGTAAGAATCGGTGGTATGGCAAGAAACTTATCTGAACTTGCACGTAAAAAATTATACACCAGACTCAAAGCATTAGTACCAGTAGTAGACAACCACGTTGAATTGATGACTAACTTAATCCTTGAAAAGGACATTCCTGAAGGATTAGGTGCTATTACTGCTCCTGTATTTGCAAGTGATGTTATTTACGGTAAAAGAGAATTCTTCGATCTTGACAGATTCACTGAAATTGTACCAGAATTATGGTATGATGACCCAGAAATCGGTAAAAGAGCATGTACTACTGTACCATTATACGATGGTTTAAATGTAGAAACTGGTCCTAGAGCAAGATTAGATAAATTCCAAGGCTACAAAGAAAAAGGTGTTGTAGCTCAACACTTAGCTAGAGCTCGTGAAATGAAAACTTACCTTTCCAGAGCTATTGCTATCTTAGATGAATTAGACACTGCTGCTAATACCCTCGCAGATTTCGACCCAAGAGGAACCAACAAATTAGGTATCGGTGTAGTAGAAGCTCCTAGAGGAACTGATATTCACATGGCACAAGTAAAAGACGGAAAAACCGCTTTCTACAGTGCATTAGTACCAACTACTTGGAACATCCCAACTATGGGTCCTGCAACTGAAGGATTCCATCACGAATGGGGACCTCACGTAATCAGAGCTTACGACCCATGTTTATCTTGTGCAACTCACGTAATGGTAGTTGATGACGAAGATGGATCAGTTGTTAAAAACGAAATGGTGAGAATTTAATTTTATAGATTTTAATAGAGAGGAATATCATGCCTTATGATGCAGGAAGATTAGTTGTTGGATGTGGAAACGTATTGTTTAAAGATGACGGTTTCGGTCCAATGGTTATTCATGCTTTAGAAGATTATTTTAAAGAAAATGATATTAAAATGCCGCAAGACACTCAGTTCATTGATGCAGGAACCGGGGCGACTCATTTCATTTTTTCCATGCCTGATGATAATTGGAAAAAAGTTATTGTAGTTGACGTGGTTGAATGGAATGCGGAACCAGGAACCCTTAAGATTTTTTCACCTTATGACATGCCTAAAGGCAAATATGAGAACGCTCATACTTGGCCTGTAGAAGAACCACTTCACGATCTAGTGGATATGGGCATTGAGGTAGTCATTGTAGGATGTAAACCGGCAGAAATCACTGCACCAGATGTTGATATGGGCTTAACAGAGCCAGTGGAGGCGGCTATTCCAAAAGCTATTGAAATGATATTAAATGAACTTTAAAGGGGTTTAGCAATGCTTGATGGATTAAAAAATAAATTAAGAAAATTTTTAGGCCTTGAAGCTAAACCGGACGCAGAAGATGATGAAGCAAAAGCTAAATTAAAACAAGAAATTAAAAGTGAAGTAGAAGCTCAATCAAAGCCTGCTGAAGAGGCAAAGAAAGCAGCTGATGCTGCAGCTGAAGAAGAGGCTAAAAAACAAGCAGAATCATCTGAGCAAATAAGTAAAGAATCTTCAACACAGGAGGTTGAAAAAGTGGCTGACAAACCAAAAATAGGATATATTCACATGAGTGGTTGTACTGGAGACGGTATGTCATTAACTGAAAACTATGACATTCTCTCAACCTTACTCACTGATATGGTGGACATTGTTTACGGAACAACTTTAGTAGATTTATGGGAAATGCCTGAAATGGATTTAGCATTAGTCGAAGGGTCTGTCTGTTTACAAGATGAACACAGTGTAAAAGAACTTATGGAAGTAAGAGAAAAATCAGGATTAGTTTGCGCATTTGGATCTTGTGCTATGACTGGTTGTTTCACCCGTTACGCACGTGGTGGACAATTAGCTCAACCAAAACATGAATCATTTGTACCAATTTCTGACTTAATTAAAGTAGATTGTGCTATTCCAGGATGCCCAGCATCCCCTGAAATTATTGCAAAAGTAGTTGTTGCATTAATTAACGGTGACATGGATTACTTACAACCTATGTTAGACATGGCAGCATGCAACTTAGCATGTGGTTGTGACTTACAAACCAATGTTGTAAGCAAAGCATTATGTTGTGGTTGTGGAACTTGTGTATTAGCATGTCCAACCAGAGCTCTTGAAATGGTAGAAGGTAGACCATCCCACAATAAGAACAGATGTATTAAATGTGGTGCATGTACTACTCACTGTCCAAGAACCTGGTTCCCTGCTGAACAAATTAAAAAAGACTTAGGATTATAGGAGGAAGTAAAATGGCATTCGGTACATATAAAGAAGTAGTATCTGCAAGAGCTACTGACAAAGCAATCCAAAAAGTCGCACAAGATGGTGGAATCGTAAGCGCATTATTATGCTACGCTTTAGAAGAAAACATCATTGAAGGAGCTATTGTTGCTGGAGATACTGAAGACGCATGGAAACCTGAACCAACTATTGCAATGACTCCAGAAGAAATCATTGCAGCAGCAGGTACCAAATACACCTTCTCTCCAAACGCAATCAGACTCAAAGAAGCTGTAAGGCAATACGGTCTTGAAAAAATCGGAACTGTAGGAACCCCTTGTCAAATTATGGGACTCAGAAAAATGCAATCCTACCCATTTGCTACCAGATTTGTAGCAGATAAACTCGCATTAATCATCGGTATTTTCTGTATGGAAAACTTCCCAAGAGATTCCTTAAAAACCTTCGTAGAAGGTAAAATGAGCTCTTCCTTAGACAATGTTAACAAAATGGACATTGGTAAAGGAAAATTCTGGATTACCGATCCTGAAAAAGAATCTGGACTTGCATTAAAAGAAACCCATGGATACGAACAAGCTGGATGTAACATCTGTCTCGACTATGTTGCAGAATTAGCTGATGTATCAACCGGTTCTGTAGGTTCCCCAGATGGCTGGTCCACTGTATTCACCAGAACTGACAACGGAGCAGACATCTTTACCGCAGCTGTTGAAGCTGGTGTAATCGAAACCAAACCAATGGATGATGTAAAACCTGGTTTAGGATTACTCGAAAAATTAGCTAACGGTAAGAAAGACAAAGGTCAAAAAGAAATCGAAAGAAGAGTCAACATGGGACTTCCAAGTCCTTTCTAAACTCTTCCAGACTTTTAGAAAAAGTTTGATCAAAATTATCTCAATTTTGATACAAATTTTTTCTTTTTTCTTTTTACTTTTTTTTTACGAATTTTTTATTTGTTCGTATTATTTTTAACTATTTTTATTATCTATTTATTAACTATTTTTTACTATCTTTCATATTTTCTATTTTTATAATCAACATTTTCCAATCTAATCAAATAATTAATATATAATAAAATAAAAATCTTAAACATAATAATAAATTTTATTTGTTAAAAATTAAATTAATATTTAGATTATTTGGTGAAATTATGAAAAGATTAAGTAAGTTTTGTATATTATCAATTATTCTAATAATTTTAAGCATTTCTGCTGTAAGTGCTTCAGAGGTTGATAATGATAATATCCAATCTTCTATTGATGATATTGGCATTCAGGAAATGCCTATTGAAGAGGTCTCTTCAAATGAAGAAATATCAGATCAATCAGAAGGTTCTAATTTTTACCAAGCATCTAATGAAAATGAAGAGGATAATCTGGCTGTTCTTGATGCGATAAATAATGACAACTCTCAAAATAATGTCTTATCTGCAGGATCTATTGGAAATGTACATAAGGTTACTCCTTCCAATTATTCAAAATATTTCAAAAATGGTTTTGTGGATACAACTATTGTCAAGTCTGGAGACATTATGGATTTATCCGGAAATTTCAATAAGGTGAATTTCACATTTACAATTCCTTGTTCAATAACAAGCAGTTCAAGTAATGCTTATCTTAATAATTGTGTAGTCCAATATTTGGACGTTAACTCTTCAATGTACTCAAATGTTTCCAATTTAAGGTTTACTGTCGATATTGAAAAGCATCCATCTGTTTATGTCGTTCGTTCAAGCCATATAAACATTTTTAACTGTAATTCCTATTCAACAGGAGCAAACAGTAATCCAACCCTTTTGGTAGGCTCCACCTATTGCAACATACATGACAATATCTTCGAAACAACATTCACTGGATATATGAATATGTCATGGAAACGTGCAGGAATCTTGCTTGGAGAGTCTCACTACAACAACATTTATAACAATGATGTTACTATAAAGGATTCAAATGGAATATATCTAACAACTTATGGTTGGGAAAAATC
Proteins encoded in this region:
- a CDS encoding endoglucanase, which produces MDNSNIIISVIIVLCIAAGVTAYGISEGDNAVFNDLTGFSPDSSSSQDNRIGNLFGDNSGDGTGSDVSNGGSSGSSGSSGGTHSNGGSNSGSGSGSGSGSGSGGNSGGSGGQGQSKISAAQAKSVASSFIGEAGAYVSNVKDDGTQYICYISDANGTVVDAIAISYSGENLGKV
- the frhA gene encoding coenzyme F420 hydrogenase subunit alpha, producing MSDKIVISPTSRQEGHAELVMEIDDEGIVTKGRYFSITPVRGLEKMVTGKAPETAPVLCQRICGVCPIPHTMASVEAMDDSLGIEIPKAAALLRELTISASNLNSHAIHHFLVAPDFVPEDLFKTAVDSVGTIRKNAQYVVDMVAGEGIHPSDVRIGGMARNLSELARKKLYTRLKALVPVVDNHVELMTNLILEKDIPEGLGAITAPVFASDVIYGKREFFDLDRFTEIVPELWYDDPEIGKRACTTVPLYDGLNVETGPRARLDKFQGYKEKGVVAQHLARAREMKTYLSRAIAILDELDTAANTLADFDPRGTNKLGIGVVEAPRGTDIHMAQVKDGKTAFYSALVPTTWNIPTMGPATEGFHHEWGPHVIRAYDPCLSCATHVMVVDDEDGSVVKNEMVRI
- the frhD gene encoding coenzyme F420-reducing hydrogenase, FrhD protein, producing the protein MPYDAGRLVVGCGNVLFKDDGFGPMVIHALEDYFKENDIKMPQDTQFIDAGTGATHFIFSMPDDNWKKVIVVDVVEWNAEPGTLKIFSPYDMPKGKYENAHTWPVEEPLHDLVDMGIEVVIVGCKPAEITAPDVDMGLTEPVEAAIPKAIEMILNEL
- the frhG gene encoding coenzyme F420 hydrogenase subunit gamma — protein: MLDGLKNKLRKFLGLEAKPDAEDDEAKAKLKQEIKSEVEAQSKPAEEAKKAADAAAEEEAKKQAESSEQISKESSTQEVEKVADKPKIGYIHMSGCTGDGMSLTENYDILSTLLTDMVDIVYGTTLVDLWEMPEMDLALVEGSVCLQDEHSVKELMEVREKSGLVCAFGSCAMTGCFTRYARGGQLAQPKHESFVPISDLIKVDCAIPGCPASPEIIAKVVVALINGDMDYLQPMLDMAACNLACGCDLQTNVVSKALCCGCGTCVLACPTRALEMVEGRPSHNKNRCIKCGACTTHCPRTWFPAEQIKKDLGL
- the frhB gene encoding coenzyme F420 hydrogenase subunit beta; this encodes MAFGTYKEVVSARATDKAIQKVAQDGGIVSALLCYALEENIIEGAIVAGDTEDAWKPEPTIAMTPEEIIAAAGTKYTFSPNAIRLKEAVRQYGLEKIGTVGTPCQIMGLRKMQSYPFATRFVADKLALIIGIFCMENFPRDSLKTFVEGKMSSSLDNVNKMDIGKGKFWITDPEKESGLALKETHGYEQAGCNICLDYVAELADVSTGSVGSPDGWSTVFTRTDNGADIFTAAVEAGVIETKPMDDVKPGLGLLEKLANGKKDKGQKEIERRVNMGLPSPF